A DNA window from Candidatus Poribacteria bacterium contains the following coding sequences:
- a CDS encoding ABC transporter permease produces MQQRTPIEEQIDLPFVESLRISFQSLKIRFGRSIITTAGITLGIAFLVSVWTNNEIGIALQESGRQSTINTFEETTEQGISTKDIWLIVMSLIVCVVGIANSMLMAVTERFREIGTMKCLGALDGFVVRLFLLESGFQGFSGALIGALLGTLGAVLLGLKDYGLDLFFYFPLLPAQPENGPMQLGVIVVILIGCILGMILAVIGSSFPAWRAAKLPPAEAMRTEV; encoded by the coding sequence TTGCAGCAAAGAACACCAATTGAAGAACAGATTGATCTGCCTTTCGTAGAATCGCTACGGATTAGTTTTCAGAGTTTAAAAATCCGTTTTGGTCGTTCAATCATCACGACAGCCGGCATCACACTGGGTATTGCGTTTTTGGTCTCGGTATGGACGAACAACGAAATCGGTATCGCGCTACAGGAGAGCGGACGACAATCAACAATTAACACTTTTGAAGAGACAACGGAACAAGGTATTTCCACAAAAGATATATGGCTCATTGTTATGTCCTTGATTGTCTGTGTGGTAGGTATCGCAAACTCAATGCTGATGGCAGTAACAGAGCGTTTCCGTGAGATCGGTACAATGAAATGTCTCGGTGCATTAGATGGATTCGTGGTTAGACTGTTCCTACTTGAATCAGGATTCCAAGGGTTCTCTGGGGCACTGATCGGTGCACTCCTCGGCACACTGGGTGCAGTACTTTTAGGACTTAAAGACTATGGGTTAGACTTATTCTTCTATTTCCCGCTATTACCAGCGCAGCCTGAAAACGGGCCGATGCAGCTCGGTGTGATAGTCGTCATTCTGATTGGATGTATACTCGGCATGATTTTGGCAGTCATCGGTTCATCGTTCCCTGCGTGGCGTGCTGCGAAACTCCCACCGGCTGAAGCGATGCGTACCGAGGTATAG
- a CDS encoding inositol 2-dehydrogenase encodes IEYVKVSGGIFLDMTIHDFDMARYLIGDEVVEVYAAGGVRVDPKIGEAGDIDTTVITLRFQNGVIGTIDNSREAVYGYDQRVEVFGAKGMVTAANPLTDTVTFSGSDGSRAASPPYFFVERYKSAFLSELQAFFTCIQEDTQPAVTGADGRAPVVIGFAALKSLRENRPVRLSEI; translated from the coding sequence ATTGAATACGTCAAGGTCTCCGGCGGCATTTTTCTTGACATGACGATCCACGATTTCGATATGGCGCGCTATCTGATTGGGGATGAGGTGGTTGAGGTCTACGCAGCGGGCGGGGTGCGCGTTGATCCGAAAATTGGCGAGGCTGGCGATATTGACACGACAGTTATCACCTTACGATTCCAGAATGGGGTTATCGGAACAATCGATAACAGTAGAGAGGCTGTCTACGGCTACGACCAGCGAGTTGAGGTCTTCGGCGCGAAGGGGATGGTTACGGCGGCGAATCCACTGACAGATACCGTTACCTTTAGCGGTAGCGACGGGAGCCGTGCGGCATCGCCCCCATATTTTTTTGTGGAACGCTACAAATCGGCATTTCTCTCGGAATTGCAAGCGTTCTTCACATGCATCCAAGAAGACACACAACCAGCAGTTACAGGGGCGGATGGTCGTGCACCTGTCGTGATAGGTTTTGCAGCCTTGAAATCGCTTCGCGAAAATCGTCCCGTCCGTTTGTCGGAAATTTAG